In Elaeis guineensis isolate ETL-2024a chromosome 1, EG11, whole genome shotgun sequence, a genomic segment contains:
- the LOC105061074 gene encoding O-fucosyltransferase 27: MVLKSRMKWAALGGLVLSAFSLFTHCLLAVYSGRSLSQYQEPDPVLSWVQRFQTGTLPTLSPIYRRLWGPIRPLGSILPHANPRGSYKAPTSEANGYIFVKIQGGFHEIRNSICDVVAVSRLLNATLVIPVLQPTTGNKGVSSDFKSFTYLYNEDQFIVALAKDINVVKALPKNIKAAKRRKEIPSFKVPYSASPDYYIEVVLPALKQYVVVELKVADGGCLQAILPPQLEEYQRLRCRVAFHALLFRQEVQDLGMKMLHRLRASGRPFLAYDSGMTLDTLAYHGCAELFQDIHNELIQRRRRWMIKHKLIKDKLSVDSMKQRLNGSCPLMPEEVGILLHAFGYSSDTVIYVSGGELFGGQRIMIPFHGMFENAIDRTSISTVEELTSIYGHEESLFTDLPQQPLNKEEVLLEAWKTSGPRPRPLPPPPARPKYQSTGNDWWRWIANTNEKPEMTLMELRTNAHKLIWEAIDYLISVEADAFFPGFDRDGKGHLNLASLIMGHRLYLYAASKTFRPNREVVAKLFEETRSHLYKGNQTWHLLVRDHLNRTALDGLNEASMNLKPLSFLSHPIPECSCLRQDRLEAAGRNAAGSSKRLNSWVLFGVTYSCPAWMETEISTVSEKEVDTEEAGDLLSEQIFQWNNSQEIGGTEISGREDAQIVDEEYLEGGEG; encoded by the exons AGTCCAATATATAGAAGATTATGGGGACCAATTCGGCCTTTGGGGTCTATACTGCCACATGCAAATCCTAGAGGAAGTTACAAAG CTCCTACTTCAGAAGCCAATGGTTATATTTTTGTCAAGATACAAGGAGGTTTTCATGAAATAAGAAATTCG ATATGTGATGTTGTTGCGGTTTCAAGGCTTCTCAATGCCACTTTAGTGATTCCTGTACTTCAACCTACCACTGGCAACAAGGGTGTCAG CTCTGATTTCAAGAGCTTTACATACCTTTACAACGAGGATCAGTTTATTGTAGCATTAGCAAAGGATATCAATGTTGTAAAAGCCCTGCCAAAGAATATTAAGGCCGCCAAGAGGAGGAAAGAGATTCCTTCTTTTAAAGTGCCTTACTCAGCTTCACCAGATTATTACATTGAAGTAGTTCTTCCAGCACTAAAACAGTATGTGGTTGTAGAACTAAAAGTTGCAGATGGAGGATGTTTGCAG GCTATTCTTCCCCCTCAACTTGAAGAATACCAGAGACTGAGATGTAGAGTTGCTTTTCATGCTCTTCTCTTCCGGCAAGAAGTCCAAGATCTTGGTATGAAAATGCTGCACAG GTTACGTGCCTCTGGGCGGCCATTTTTAGCTTATGATTCTGGAATGACTCTGGATACTTTAGCTTATCATGGTTGTGCTGAACTTTTCCAG GATATACACAATGAACTTATACAACGCAGAAGACGGTGGATGATAAAGCATAAGTTGATCAAGGATAAACTTTCTGTCGATTCCATGAAACAAAGGCTTAACGGTTCATGTCCACTTATGCCTGAGGAG GTTGGTATTCTTCTACATGCATTTGGCTACTCATCGGACACCGTAATATATGTTTCAGGGGGGGAATTATTTGGTGGGCAGAGGATAATGATCCCTTTTCATGGCATGTTTGAGAATGCCATTGATAGGACCTCAATTAGCACAGTTGAGGAGCTTACTAGCATTTATGGTCATGAGGAATCCCTCTTCACTGATCTTCCTCAGCAACCTCTGAACAAGGAAGAAGTGTTGCTTGAGGCATGGAAGACATCAGGTCCTCGACCCAGGCCGCTTCCACCACCTCCCGCAAGACCCAAATACCAATCCACCGGCAATGATTGGTGGCGCTGGATAGCCAACACTAATGAAAAGCCTGAGATGACTCTCATGGAGTTAAGAACCAATGCCCACAAACTTATTTGGGAAGCAATAGACTACTTAATCAGTGTTGAAGCAGATGCATTTTTTCCTGGATTTGACCGAGATGGCAAGGGACACCTAAATCTTGCTAGCTTGATCATGGGGCACCGCCTTTATCTGTATGCTGCATCAAAAACATTTCGACCAAACAG GGAAGTTGTAGCCAAGCTTTTTGAGGAAACCCGCAGTCATCTATACAAAGGAAATCAGACCTGGCACCTATTGGTACGTGACCACCTCAATCGAACTGCATTAGATGGACTCAATGAAGCATCCATGAACTTGAAGCCATTGTCATTTCTCTCGCACCCAATTCCCGAATGTTCGTGCTTAAGGCAAGATAGACTTGAAGCAGCGGGTCGCAATGCTGCTGGTTCCTCAAAAAGGTTGAACTCGTGGGTTTTGTTTGGAGTTACATACTCATGCCCTGCTTGGATGGAAACTGAAATTAGCACTGTTTCTGAGAAAGAAGTGGACACAGAGGAGGCTGGCGATTTATTGTCTGAACAAATTTTTCAATGGAACAATAGTCAAGAAATTGGTGGTACAGAAATAAGTGGCCGAGAAGATGCCCAAATAGTGGATGAAGAGTATCTTGAGGGTGGTGAAGGATGA